DNA sequence from the Peromyscus eremicus chromosome 7, PerEre_H2_v1, whole genome shotgun sequence genome:
ACATTCTTCCCCCCTCTCTGGGCCTTGGTTTCTTGCTCCATAAAACAGAAGGAATGATGCtcccaggatccacctgcctgcctcagctAATGCTAGGAGAGTCAGGAAGTACTTGAGGCCCCTTGGGAAAGATGACACTGAGGGTATGGGTGGGGTCCCCCGCAGATGAATCCAACACCATCCACTTGAAGGTGATTGAGCAGCGGCCTGACCCTCCTGTGGCTCAGGAGTATGATGTGCCTGTCTTTACCAAGGACAAAGAGGATTTCTTCAACTCGCAGTGGGACCTTACCACACAGCAGGTGTACCGGCCCTCTCATGAGTATTATCACCTTGGGCTGCTCACACCCTTAGCTGCATCTCACCCTTGCTGACCCTGCCTTGCTCTTGACAGATCCTGCCCTACATTGATGGATTCCGCCATGTCCAGAAGATCTCCGCTGAGGCAGACGTGGAGCTCAACCTGGTGCGCATTGCCATTCAGAACCTGCTGTGAGTGGAGATCAGTTATGCCCATTATAGGCCGCCAGTCAGAGGGGAGCCGAAGGACCCCGAGTATGGGGGTGGGAAGACTGGTGTTTGCACATTAAGCATTTCTCTTTCCCCCAGGTACTATGGTGTCGTGACACTGGTATCCATCCTCCAGGTAGGTGAGTCTGGGATACAGTTAGGTAAAATGGGAACCATATGGCTGGGCCAGATCAAGCCCGACTCCCAAGCACGTCATTCAGGTCCTGTGCCCTTGCTGTGTTCTAGTACTCCAATGTGTACTGCCCAACACCAAAAGTCCAGGACCTGGTGGATGACAAGTCCCTACAGGAGGCATGTCTGTCCTACGTCACCAAGCAAGGTAGTGGCAACCCCTGTGGGAGACCGATCTGGGGAGGACAAGGCCACCTAGGAAGCTGACCCTGGCACCCACAGGACACAAAAGGGCCAGTCTCCGAGATGTATTCCAGCTGTACTGCAGCCTAAGCCCTGGCACCACTGTGCGAGACCTCATTGGCCGCCACCCCCAGCAGTTACAGCACGTGGATGAAAGGTCAGAGGGGGTCATTCTCAGGCTTGCACGGTGGGGTGAAGTGTCTTGAGTCTCCCCGGAGGAGCCTCGAGtcaaagaggaagcaggagattcCCAATGAGTATAGTGTGTGGCCTGCTAGTCCAGGCAGGTTTCCTGGAGATGGTGAGCGTGGAGGTCACTCCAGCCCATAAGGCACTGAAGGAGAGGCTTGGCTAGGGTATCAACTCTCTTCCCCAACCGTCACTTCAGGAAGCTGATCCAGTTTGGGCTCATGAAGAACCTCATCCGGAGACTACAGAAGTATCCGGTTCGGGTGGCTCGGGAGGAACGGAGCCACCCTGCCCGCCTTTACACAGGCTGCCACAGCTACGATGAGATCTGCTGCAAGACAGGTGGAGGCCGGCGGGGCCGGCAGGGGCGGTGAGGGCTGACTGGCCGCGCCAAGGCTGCTCACCTTGCCTCCCTCACCCCaccaggcatgagctaccacgaACTGGATGAGCGACTAGAAAATGACCCCAACATCATCATTTGCTGGAAGTGAGGCCGGCTGGAGCAGAATACTATGGCTACTTGCCCCTACTAAGCCCTCATGGGTCCAAGACACGTAGGCTAGTACATACGGTCTGGGAGGTGATCCTCGGTTTTGTACATAAAGTCACCCATTTCATCCTGTGGAATACTGAGTACTGCCTCAGCCAGCCACGGAAGAACTGTGAATGTGCTAGCCATGCCAACTGGCCTGGCCTGGCTGGAGTGCCACCTAGTGGACAGAAATGATATGGACAAGTAAACAATAAGGTTTTGGTTTGGTCTGGTCtggtttggcttttgttttattgggggggagaggggagggggagaggagttggggggtaggggagtggggagggactgttgagacaggatctcactgtgtagctttggctgtcctgggattcactatgtagtccaagctggccttcaactctgactgcctcttttttctaaatgctgggattaaaggcatgcaccactatgcctggacACACCTaggtttttaatgtgtgtgtgtgtgtttatagggGGTGagggtgttttttgagacaggatcttatgcaGCACAGACTGGCCTGAAGTCTGCTGTGTagcagatgaccttgaacttctgattctcctgcctcagtctcccttgtACTAGGAGTGTAGACTTACGCTCCCACAGCTGGGGATGAAAGCCAaggctttgtgaatgctaggcaggtactctaccagaTCAGCTATGACCACAGCTCTGGGCCTGTAAACTGAAAGATAGAATCAGATGGGAGCAAAAGACTGTGGATTAGCTTGTCTAGAAAGACCTCACTCGGGAGACCTCGAGCTGAACCTTGCAGGAGTGAAAAGAGTATTCCAAAAAAATAAGTTGGAAACCCTAAAGCAAGGACTAACTGTGGTAGTGCATTCTTAGaataccaacactcaggaggctaacaTCGAGAACTGctccaagttcaaggacagcgtGGACTATATAATgtgtttaaagccagcctgggtgtCTTAGTGAGACTTGTCTGGAAAAGCCAAAGGAGTCTGTGAGGAATTCAGGGGAAGCCCACGAGGTTGGAACATGGAAACAAGCACAGTGGTGCCCACCCGaaaccccaacacttgggaagctgaccAAGGAGGAGGAAGATTTGGACCAGCCCTGGCTctctagtgagctccaggttggcCTTGGCTATATGAGGTCCTGCCtcaaagaaagaggaggggtgttggagagatggctcagtggttaagaacactactgctcttgtagaagactagagtttagttcccagcacccatgtgtgacagctcacaagtgcctatgactccaggtccaagggattcgatgcctctggcctctgggtgtAAGCATTACAGCTCGGAtgaaaaggtatcctggcagccaaggaataccacaaagtcacactgcacaagaaaccacacacaagaggtttattgggagggaaaacaGGAATGGCTGCCTCTGCTGGAGCAAGAAAGGGCAGCAAACCGAACAGGATACAGGGCTTATTTAGAGCATCTTGGAAAGGGGGTGGAAGTCTTcagggtggagattggtgggatttcatgtccagagagtgggctttttactctgtagaGTGGGGTCAgggtccagcagttaagagtattctGTGGGTGGCACCTGGAAGTTAGAGGTCCTCAGGGGAGGGGCTTACACTGGGCACCTGCACACGCGTGCACACgtgcacagacacaaacataatttaga
Encoded proteins:
- the Nprl2 gene encoding GATOR complex protein NPRL2, producing MGSSCRIECIFFSEFHPTLGPKITYQVPEDFISRELFDTVQVYIITKPELQNKLITVTAMEKKLIGCPVCIEHKKYSRNALLFNLGFVCDAQAKTCALEPIVKKLAGYLTTLELESSFVSTEESKQKLVPIMTILLEELNASGRCTLPIDESNTIHLKVIEQRPDPPVAQEYDVPVFTKDKEDFFNSQWDLTTQQILPYIDGFRHVQKISAEADVELNLVRIAIQNLLYYGVVTLVSILQYSNVYCPTPKVQDLVDDKSLQEACLSYVTKQGHKRASLRDVFQLYCSLSPGTTVRDLIGRHPQQLQHVDERKLIQFGLMKNLIRRLQKYPVRVAREERSHPARLYTGCHSYDEICCKTGMSYHELDERLENDPNIIICWK